In bacterium, the following proteins share a genomic window:
- a CDS encoding ABC transporter permease gives MSALRERPAMSLGANLVSGNRRWIVYGLGAVLLLASTQQFASLPTDDLTSSGTWAIALAWSVPILMAGLGGIFSERSGVVNIGLEGMLILGTWFGAFGTMIGGPWFGMLLAAVAGAMGGLVMAVAAVGFNVDHIIAGVAINLMAPGLTRFLSDLHFSDRGGSITQSPTISGVSDFTLPVLAGGTIFGWESPDVLGAIESGSIFFISDLAGILRGFMFQMSWLTLIAYLALPIAILVLWKTSFGLRLRSCGEHPHAADSLGVNVYKYKYYGVVISGFLAGLGGGFLAIQLSGLYKEGQTQGKGYIGLATMIFGNWNPIGTARGALLFGFTETLRLRDENAAHGLLLLVVLAIALLLLWRILKRKGYTGTLQLAVVAIAVGFWYMNSTSVPNQLPAITPHIAVLVVLLFATSRLRPPAADGLPFRKGET, from the coding sequence TTGAGTGCCCTGCGCGAGCGACCAGCGATGAGTCTCGGGGCGAACCTCGTGAGCGGCAATCGCCGCTGGATCGTCTACGGGTTGGGCGCGGTGCTCCTGCTCGCCTCCACCCAGCAGTTCGCCTCCCTGCCTACGGACGACCTGACTTCGAGCGGGACGTGGGCCATCGCCCTGGCCTGGTCGGTTCCGATCCTCATGGCCGGACTGGGCGGGATCTTCTCGGAACGCTCCGGGGTGGTCAATATCGGCCTGGAGGGGATGTTGATCCTGGGTACCTGGTTCGGGGCCTTCGGGACCATGATCGGCGGCCCCTGGTTCGGGATGCTCCTCGCGGCCGTGGCGGGCGCCATGGGAGGCCTCGTCATGGCGGTGGCCGCGGTCGGATTCAACGTGGATCACATAATCGCCGGGGTCGCCATCAACCTGATGGCTCCCGGCCTGACCCGGTTCCTGTCCGACCTGCACTTCTCGGATCGCGGAGGCTCGATCACCCAGTCCCCGACCATTTCCGGCGTGAGCGACTTCACCCTGCCCGTCCTGGCGGGCGGCACGATCTTCGGTTGGGAGAGCCCGGACGTCCTAGGGGCGATAGAGAGCGGCAGCATCTTCTTCATCTCGGACCTGGCCGGGATACTGCGCGGCTTCATGTTCCAGATGTCATGGCTCACCCTCATCGCCTACCTGGCCCTGCCCATAGCCATACTCGTCCTGTGGAAGACCAGTTTCGGGCTACGGCTGCGCAGCTGCGGCGAGCACCCGCACGCAGCCGACTCGTTGGGCGTCAACGTCTACAAGTACAAGTACTACGGCGTGGTGATCAGCGGCTTCCTGGCCGGCCTCGGGGGCGGCTTCCTGGCGATCCAGCTGTCCGGGCTGTACAAGGAGGGCCAGACCCAGGGGAAGGGCTACATCGGGTTGGCGACCATGATCTTCGGCAACTGGAACCCGATCGGAACGGCCCGCGGGGCGCTGCTCTTCGGTTTCACCGAGACCCTGCGCCTCCGGGACGAGAACGCCGCCCACGGACTGCTGCTGCTGGTGGTGCTCGCCATCGCCCTGCTGCTGCTGTGGCGCATCCTGAAGCGGAAGGGATACACCGGGACTCTGCAGCTGGCCGTCGTGGCGATCGCGGTCGGCTTCTGGTACATGAACTCCACCAGCGTGCCCAACCAGCTACCGGCCATCACCCCCCACATCGCGGTCCTCGTGGTGCTGCTGTTCGCCACCTCCCGCCTCCGCCCACCCGCCGCCGACGGCCTCCCCTTCCGCAAGGGCGAGACATAG
- a CDS encoding ABC transporter ATP-binding protein gives MSVAVRLQGITKRFPGVLANDRIDLVVEAGEIHAICGENGAGKSTLMKILYGMQAPDEGSIEVLDQERAFSSPREAIDVGIGMVHQHFMLADNLTVIENVILGAEPSRGSLIDFPAARSRLRELGDAYGLELDLDDTVGTLEVGERQRIEIIKILYRGARILILDEPTAVLVPQEVEELFRNMRELKAEGHTIIFIDHKLDEVLAIADTITVLRQGRSVARVKPEDVTAQDLAELMVGSELPTPETREVTVTDRTAVEVRGISVVDEAGVTRLRDVGFSVQCGEIVGVAGVEGNGQGELVEAILGIAPVTGGSIHLHGDDVTGWSVRQRREAGLGYIPEDRHRRGLLLPAPVWENSILGHQTRSRFLNSRVWIDEDASRGHASHVVERFDVRTPGVHTPVHALSGGNQQKLVVGRELATECNPLIAAHPTRGIDVGSQAAVWEDLRRARAEGLGLLLISADLEELIGLSDTLLVMLRGEIVARLDPAKVTPRELGAYMTGAAA, from the coding sequence ATGAGCGTCGCGGTGCGGTTGCAGGGAATCACCAAGCGATTCCCCGGTGTGCTGGCCAACGACCGCATCGACCTCGTCGTGGAGGCGGGCGAGATCCACGCCATCTGCGGCGAGAACGGCGCCGGCAAGTCGACGCTGATGAAGATCCTCTACGGGATGCAGGCTCCCGATGAGGGAAGCATCGAGGTTCTCGATCAGGAGCGCGCGTTCTCCTCGCCCAGGGAGGCGATCGACGTGGGGATCGGGATGGTTCACCAGCACTTCATGCTGGCCGACAACCTGACGGTCATCGAGAACGTGATCCTCGGAGCGGAGCCGTCCAGGGGGTCGCTGATCGACTTCCCGGCCGCCCGGTCCCGGCTGCGGGAGCTGGGTGACGCCTACGGCCTGGAGCTCGACCTCGACGATACGGTCGGGACCTTGGAGGTGGGGGAGCGGCAGCGGATCGAGATCATCAAGATCCTCTACCGCGGGGCCCGCATCCTCATCCTGGACGAACCCACCGCGGTGCTGGTTCCCCAGGAGGTGGAGGAGCTGTTCCGCAACATGAGGGAACTCAAGGCGGAGGGTCACACCATCATCTTCATCGATCACAAGCTGGACGAGGTTCTGGCGATAGCCGACACGATCACCGTGCTCCGCCAGGGCCGGTCGGTTGCCAGGGTCAAGCCGGAGGACGTGACCGCCCAGGATCTGGCCGAGTTGATGGTGGGCTCGGAACTTCCTACGCCCGAGACGCGGGAGGTGACCGTCACCGACCGGACCGCCGTCGAGGTCAGGGGGATCTCGGTGGTGGATGAGGCCGGGGTGACGAGGCTGCGGGATGTCGGCTTCTCTGTGCAGTGCGGCGAGATAGTCGGCGTGGCAGGGGTGGAGGGCAACGGCCAGGGCGAGTTGGTGGAGGCGATCCTGGGAATCGCTCCGGTGACCGGAGGCTCCATCCATCTGCACGGTGATGACGTGACCGGCTGGTCGGTACGCCAACGCCGGGAGGCCGGCCTCGGGTACATCCCCGAGGATCGTCACCGGCGAGGACTGCTACTGCCGGCGCCGGTCTGGGAGAACAGCATCCTGGGTCACCAGACGCGTAGCCGTTTCCTGAATTCCCGGGTTTGGATCGACGAGGACGCTTCCAGGGGCCATGCCTCTCATGTGGTCGAACGCTTCGACGTGCGCACGCCCGGTGTCCACACACCGGTTCATGCCCTTTCCGGCGGCAACCAGCAGAAGCTGGTGGTCGGCCGGGAGCTGGCCACCGAATGCAACCCGCTGATCGCCGCCCACCCCACGAGGGGTATCGACGTCGGCTCGCAGGCCGCCGTCTGGGAGGACCTGCGCCGGGCCCGGGCGGAAGGTCTGGGACTGCTGCTGATCTCGGCCGATCTCGAGGAACTGATCGGTCTGAGCGATACACTCCTCGTGATGCTGCGCGGTGAGATCGTGGCCAGGCTGGACCCGGCCAAGGTCACGCCGAGGGAGTTGGGCGCCTACATGACGGGGGCGGCCGCGTGA
- a CDS encoding ABC transporter permease has product MRRVVGPPLAAVGLALLVAALVLLVSGADPLVAFGNIWEYGSRLETVIESFNRATPLYLSGIAFAIAMRMNLFQIGVEGQYILAAFFAAYVGAGVGSLFPPLHIAIILLTAMIVGAAWAGLAGWMKVTRNVHEVISTIMLNAIAVSGVVSFLLGRWKIESESLDTRLGDIATTGWFPSLNPIVELVTREIKRVELTGFILVAALVGVAYHLIINRSRLGYDLRATGANPWAAEASGVPPKRTIVLAMLLSGAVAGMVGMADLLGDQHFYSLRFPQGLGFAGIAVALLGRNHAVGAAVAALAFGWLERASGVLEVRGDAPREIVTIMVAVIILFAVIAYALAQRRRRIEAAAAASAQVESPAVAGAEEADT; this is encoded by the coding sequence GTGCGCCGTGTGGTAGGGCCGCCATTGGCCGCGGTGGGGCTGGCGCTCCTGGTGGCGGCGCTCGTTCTGCTGGTGTCGGGGGCTGATCCGCTCGTGGCCTTCGGCAACATATGGGAGTACGGCAGCCGGCTGGAGACGGTCATCGAGTCGTTCAACCGGGCGACCCCGCTCTACCTATCGGGCATCGCCTTCGCCATCGCCATGCGGATGAACCTCTTCCAGATCGGCGTGGAGGGCCAGTACATCCTGGCGGCGTTCTTCGCCGCCTATGTCGGAGCCGGCGTGGGCTCGCTCTTCCCGCCGCTCCACATCGCCATCATCCTGCTGACGGCGATGATCGTGGGGGCGGCCTGGGCCGGGCTGGCGGGCTGGATGAAGGTGACCCGGAACGTCCATGAGGTCATTTCCACCATCATGCTCAACGCCATCGCGGTCTCCGGGGTGGTGTCGTTCCTGCTGGGCCGGTGGAAGATCGAGTCGGAGTCGCTCGACACCCGCCTGGGTGACATCGCCACCACCGGTTGGTTCCCCAGCCTCAACCCGATCGTCGAGTTGGTGACCCGCGAGATCAAGCGCGTCGAACTGACCGGCTTCATCCTGGTGGCGGCGCTGGTGGGCGTCGCGTACCACCTCATCATCAACCGCTCCCGGCTCGGATACGACCTGCGGGCCACCGGCGCCAACCCGTGGGCCGCCGAGGCGAGCGGCGTGCCGCCCAAGCGGACCATCGTCCTGGCCATGCTGCTCAGCGGGGCGGTGGCCGGGATGGTCGGTATGGCGGACCTGCTCGGAGACCAGCACTTCTACAGCCTCCGGTTCCCGCAGGGGCTGGGCTTCGCCGGGATCGCGGTGGCGCTGCTGGGGCGCAACCACGCGGTGGGGGCGGCGGTGGCGGCATTGGCGTTCGGATGGCTGGAGCGGGCGTCGGGCGTGCTGGAGGTCCGTGGTGACGCCCCGCGCGAGATCGTCACGATCATGGTGGCGGTGATCATCCTGTTCGCCGTGATCGCCTACGCGCTCGCCCAGCGACGCAGGAGGATCGAGGCCGCGGCGGCCGCGTCCGCACAGGTCGAGAGCCCCGCTGTCGCGGGAGCCGAGGAGGCCGACACTTGA